The region GCCAGTCGTCCCGGCGCCGGGTGCGGGTCACCTTGTGCGCGCCGGAGTCCCGGGCCGCGAGAAACGCGGTGACCGCCCTCCGTTCCGCGTCACCGGTGATGTCCTCGTCCCGGGAGCGTTCGCGCAGGACGGCGGCGAGCAGTCCCGCCAGGCGCGGGCGGCCCCGCCTCCGGCTGCCGGTCATGTCGTCGCCGTTCATGTCGGTTCCCCCAGCTGCCGGGCGAGGCGTTTCAGTCCCCGGTGTGCCGCCGTGCGTACCGCGCCGGGGCGTTTGCCGAGGACGCGGGCGGCGGCGGGGGCGTCGAGGCCGACGACCACGCGGAGCAGGACCGCCTCGGCCTGGTCGCGCGGGAGCCCGGCGATCAGCCCGAGGGCGTACTCCGTGGAGAGGGTCTCCAGTGCCTGGTCGGCGGTGCTGTGCGGGCCGGGCAGGTCGAGTACGTCCTGTTCGAGCGCCGTTCCCTGAGGCCTCACCCGTCTTCGGCGCAGCAGGTCGAGGGCGCGGTGGCGGGCGATGGTCGCCGTCCAGCCGCGGAAACCGGGGCCGTCACCCCTGAACCGGCCCAGGTCGCGGGAGATCTCCAGCCAGGTGTCGGACGCCACGTCCTCCGCCTCGTCGCCGACGAGCCCCCGCAGATAGCCGAGGAGTCCGGGCTGGACCAGCCGGTACGCGACCGCGAAGGCGGCCTCGTCCCCGTCCTGGGCCCGCGCGACCGCGTCGCCCAACTGCTCGTCGTACAGCTGTACACGGCGGGGTTCCCGTCGTCCCTGACCCAAGCGCTGTCCTCGTCCGTAACGGCGTATCGAGTGCGAGTGCGGGTTCGACTCCCCGTCCCCATGGGCATCTGCGTCGCCCGGCACGGAAACGTCACTGCTCGACGGGGTTCAGATCGCCGTGGCGTCCCGGCACAGCAGTCGCAGCGAACCGTGGCCGGCGAAACAGCGGCGGGCTTCGTCGGCGGGGTCCCACAACCGTCCGTCGGCCGTGCGGATCCAGTGCCCGCCGTCCGCCTCCAGCCACTCCGCGCCGCCCTCGGTCCGGCGCACGATCACCTCGCCCGCGTACGCCCCGAAGCCGCGCAGCACCGACTCCACGGC is a window of Streptomyces sp. B21-083 DNA encoding:
- a CDS encoding RNA polymerase sigma factor, with amino-acid sequence MGQGRREPRRVQLYDEQLGDAVARAQDGDEAAFAVAYRLVQPGLLGYLRGLVGDEAEDVASDTWLEISRDLGRFRGDGPGFRGWTATIARHRALDLLRRRRVRPQGTALEQDVLDLPGPHSTADQALETLSTEYALGLIAGLPRDQAEAVLLRVVVGLDAPAAARVLGKRPGAVRTAAHRGLKRLARQLGEPT